One Xiphias gladius isolate SHS-SW01 ecotype Sanya breed wild chromosome 13, ASM1685928v1, whole genome shotgun sequence genomic window carries:
- the ndfip2 gene encoding NEDD4 family-interacting protein 2, whose translation MDPASRYQVLHNEDDSSEASTSEQQPCTSAAAQAGTSAQAQASPAPASSAGEASGSRTQGEAEAPPPPYASIDLGATAATPETSFPGDFPVPPPYSVATSLPTYDEAEKAKAAAMAASTVEVMPRDDEFPPRDDFSDADQLRVGNDGIFMLAFFMAFLFNWIGFCLSFCLTNTIAGRYGAICGFGLSLIKWILIVRFSDYFTGYFNGQYWLWWIFLLLGLLLFFRGFVNYLKVRNMSENMATSHRTRLFFLY comes from the exons TTGCACAATGAGGATGACTCTTCGGAGGCCTCCACCAGCGAACAGCAGCCGTGCACTTCTGCCGCGGCCCAGGCCGGTACGTCCGCCCAGGCCCAGGCCAGCCCGGCCCCTGCCTCATCAGCAGGAGAGGCGTCGGGCTCAAGGACTCAGGGGGAGGCGGAGGCACCCCCACCTCCTTACGCGTCCATTGACCTGGGAGCAACTGCCGCTACACCtg AGACTAGTTTCCCGGGCGACTTCCCAGTGCCTCCACCCTACAGCGTCGCCACCTCACTGCCCACATATGACGAAGCGGAGAAGGCCAAAGCAGCCGCCATGGCTGCCTCCACTGTGGAGGTGATGCCACGG GATGATGAATTCCCCCCCAGAGATGACTTCAGTGACGCTGATCAGCTGCGAGTTGGAAACGATGGAATCTTCATGCTGGCCTTTTTCA TGGCCTTCCTGTTCAACTGGATCGGGTTCTGCTTGTCCTTCTGTTTGACCAACACCATCGCAGGACGCTACGGGGCCATCTGCGGCTTCGGCCTTTCCCTCATCAAGTGGATTCTCATCGTCAGG TTCTCCGACTACTTCACCGGCTACTTCAATGGTCAGTACTGGCTCTGGTGGATCTTCCTGCTGCTCG GTCTCCTGCTGTTCTTCAGAGGGTTCGTTAACTATCTAAAAGTTCGCAACATGTCCGAGAACATGGCCACGTCTCATAGAACACgcctcttcttcctctactAA